The following proteins are encoded in a genomic region of Magnolia sinica isolate HGM2019 chromosome 1, MsV1, whole genome shotgun sequence:
- the LOC131240275 gene encoding ATP synthase gamma chain, chloroplastic: protein MSISNLSMWAPSKPSTLSPSATAASDSLSSRSVLVPFRLPSSHPVGPTSSPRQSSAAPIHCSLRELRERIESVKNTQKITEAMKLVAAAKVRRAQEAVVNGRPFSETLVEVLYNINEQLQTEDIDVPLTKIRPVKKVALVVVTGDRGLCGGFNNYVLKKAEARIRELKDLGLAYTIISVGKKGNSYFLRRPYIPVDKFFEGGNLPTTKEAQAIADDVFSLFISEEVDKVELLYTKFVSLVKSDPVIHTLLPLSPKGEICDLNGNCVDAADDELFRLTTKEGKLTIERDTVRTPTPEFSPILQFEQDPVQILDALLPLYLNSQILRALQESLASELAARMTAMSNATDNASDLKKSLSMVYNRQRQAKITGEILEIVAGANALT from the coding sequence ATGTCCATCTCCAATCTCTCAATGTGGGCTCCATCCAAACCCTCCACCCTCTCCCCATCCGCCACCGCAGCCTCCGATTCCCTCTCCTCCCGCTCCGTCCTCGTCCCCTTCCGCCTTCCTTCATCccacccagtgggccccacctcctccCCCCGCCAGTCATCAGCGGCCCCCATCCACTGCAGTCTCCGCGAGCTCCGCGAGCGCATCGAGTCCgtcaagaacacccaaaagatcACCGAGGCCATGAAGCTCGTCGCTGCCGCTAAGGTCCGTCGGGCCCAGGAAGCCGTCGTCAATGGCCGCCCCTTCTCCGAGACCCTTGTTGAAGTCCTCTACAACATCAACGAGCAGCTCCAGACCGAAGACATCGACGTCCCGCTCACCAAAATCCGCCCCGTGAAGAAGGTTGCCCTTGTCGTCGTCACCGGCGACCGTGGCCTCTGTGGCGGATTCAACAACTACGTCCTCAAGAAGGCCGAGGCCCGCATCCGGGAATTGAAGGACCTCGGCCTCGCCTACACCATCATCAGCGTCGGCAAGAAGGGGAACAGCTACTTCCTCCGCCGGCCTTACATCCCCGTCGACAAATTCTTCGAAGGCGGGAACCTCCCGACAACGAAGGAGGCCCAGGCCATCGCCGACGATGTCTTCTCTCTGTTCATCAGCGAGGAAGTAGACAAGGTTGAGCTCCTCTACACGAAATTCGTGTCGCTGGTCAAATCCGATCCCGTCATCCATACTCTGCTCCCGCTGTCGCCCAAGGGAGAGATCTGTGACCTTAATGGGAATTGCGTTGATGCTGCTGATGATGAGCTCTTCAGGCTGACTACAAAGGAAGGGAAGCTGACGATCGAGCGGGATACAGTGCGGACCCCGACGCCGGAATTCTCCCCGATCCTGCAGTTCGAGCAGGACCCAGTTCAGATCCTTGATGCGCTGTTGCCGCTGTACTTGAACAGCCAGATCCTGCGGGCGCTGCAGGAGTCCCTTGCAAGCGAGCTTGCGGCCCGGATGACTGCAATGAGCAACGCGACGGACAATGCCTCAGACTTGAAGAAGTCACTGTCAATGGTGTACAACAGGCAGCGCCAGGCGAAGATCACAGGCGAGATATTGGAGATTGTTGCCGGGGCTAACGCTCTTACATAA
- the LOC131220966 gene encoding polyubiquitin-like yields MDVIFETSKGKTFIIEVGYFDTVLEMKEKIEKYEGIPIDRQTLVFNGQAMSDDRDTEFYEVLLGSHIHLMIESNSEKPIKIEEPPSKLNVSIKIPSSKRHFVLEVDITDTVNQLKERIHESEGIPVSRFVLFVAGVELQDHRSMGEYGVTEHSEINVILKPLPPQSVAGPASKKLKLMVQPKCGTRKIPVEVSASDNVGELKKELQRLHHQLHFHLPQEGYFFIYKQNVMEDERTFRWHDVRQGDTIEIFNGSVTGGS; encoded by the coding sequence atggaCGTCATTTTTGAGACATCCAAAGGCAAAACATTCATCATTGAAGTGGGCTACTTCGACACTGTCTTGGAAATGAAAGAGAAGATAGAAAAGTACGAAGGAATCCCTATCGACCGCCAAACGCTCGTCTTCAACGGCCAGGCGATGTCAGACGATCGCGACACCGAATTCTACGAAGTTCTACTTGGATCTCACATTCATCTTATGATCGAGTCCAATTCTGAAAAACCCATCAAGATCGAAGAACCACCTTCCAAACTGAATGTCTCAATCAAGATTCCGTCGTCCAAGAGACATTTCGTGCTAGAGGTGGACATAACGGATACTGTTAATCAGCTGAAAGAGAGAATTCATGAATCAGAAGGCATTCCTGTCAGTCGATTCGTGCTATTCGTCGCCGGTGTTGAATTGCAAGACCATAGATCGATGGGTGAGTATGGCGTCACGGAGCATTCGGAAATCAATGTGATTCTTAAGCCGTTACCTCCGCAGTCGGTGGCCGGGCCTGCTTCTAAGAAATTGAAGTTGATGGTGCAACCGAAATGCGGGACTAGGAAGATACCTGTGGAGGTGAGTGCGTCGGATAATGTCGGGGAATTGAAGAAAGAGCTGCAGAGATTGCACCACCAGCTCCATTTCCATCTTCCTCAAGAAGGGTATTTCTTCATTTACAAACAGAATGTGATGGAGGACGAACGGACTTTCCGTTGGCACGACGTCCGGCAGGGGGACACCATAGAGATATTCAATGGAAGTGTAACGGGTGGATCATAG